ATCCCGGATTATTATTACCAGGTTCAATTGCTTGATGGGAAGAAGGGATGGATAAAGACATCCCAGCTTCAAAAAAAGGCGCAAAAACCTATCGTCATGGGCTGGACGCATAATGGATCGAAAGAAAACTACACCCAACAAATGAAACAACTTAATTTAAATGTAGTATCTCCCCGTTCCTATACGCTGAAGGATTCCGGTAATTTCGTGTCCGTTTCTGCGGATGCAAAATTCGTCCAAAACGCCCATAAACAAGGAAAACAAGTTTGGCAGCTTATCGGAAATCAATTTGACCCTGTTTTAACTGGTTCTGTACTAGGCAATACAAAAAAGCGCCAGAAATTAGTTTCAGCTTTACGTGATTCACTTGTTAAAACTAAAAGTGATGGAATAAATGTAGATTTTGAAAACATCGATCCAAAAAACAAGAAGGACTTTGTACTTTTCATAGGCGAACTGAAAAAAGCCTTAAAACCGCATGGAATTAAAGTATCCGTGGATGTCACCCGAGAAAATGAAGACCCTTTTTGGTCAAAAAGTCTGGATAGGAAAGCACTTGGCAAAATAGCGGACTACATCATCATAATGGGTTATGACGAGCATTGGGGAGGGAGCCCGGTAGCCGGGTCCGTTTCCTCGTTACCTTGGATCAAAGAAGGAACGAAGCTTTTAATGAAAGAAGTACCTGCCCATAAGATCATATTGGCTGTACCATTTTATACGAGGGAATGGGTAACCGATTTATCGACCAAAAAAGTGAAAAGTCATGACCGTACCATGGCTGAAGTCAACAAAATCATTTCATCCCATAAACTTAAAAAGGTATGGGATAAAAAGGCTCAACAAAATTACGTGGAGTATACTTCCAAAGGGGAAAAGCATCAAATATGGATAGAAGATAAAAAATCAGTGAAGCTCCGTATTGACCTGGTCAAACAAAATCATCTAGGCGGTGTATCTGCCTGGTACCTTGGATCAGAAACCCCTGACATTTGGGATGTCTATCATTTTAATCAATAGATTGATAGAAAAACCATAAAGAAAAAAGGCCTCACATTGTGTGCGGCCTTTTTTGCATGACATCCTTTTCATTCGGTCTTGTCGTCTTAAGTGAATAGAGCACACCAATAAATATCAATGTAATGCCCAAGATTTGAATCCTGTCCGGTTGAAATCCTGAAAGAAGAATATCCAAAAGGATGGCCACTGCCGGATCGACAAAAATCATGAAAGATACTACATTTGTAGGCAAATGGCGGATACTATTAAAAAACAGCAGATACACGACGCCTGTATGGATGATGCCGGTAAGTACCGT
This sequence is a window from Brevibacillus sp. JNUCC-41. Protein-coding genes within it:
- a CDS encoding glycosyl hydrolase family 18 protein; translated protein: MDNTKVFSSPKLGSTQLKPLKKGEEFPVISTSVGDSAGPIIHKVKAGNTLWKVANQYGVSLSELQKENKLTSTEINIGQILKIPQKYKIHKVVSGDTLWKISTKYKVTTSDLTKLNVLHTVTLKVGQKLKIPDYYYQVQLLDGKKGWIKTSQLQKKAQKPIVMGWTHNGSKENYTQQMKQLNLNVVSPRSYTLKDSGNFVSVSADAKFVQNAHKQGKQVWQLIGNQFDPVLTGSVLGNTKKRQKLVSALRDSLVKTKSDGINVDFENIDPKNKKDFVLFIGELKKALKPHGIKVSVDVTRENEDPFWSKSLDRKALGKIADYIIIMGYDEHWGGSPVAGSVSSLPWIKEGTKLLMKEVPAHKIILAVPFYTREWVTDLSTKKVKSHDRTMAEVNKIISSHKLKKVWDKKAQQNYVEYTSKGEKHQIWIEDKKSVKLRIDLVKQNHLGGVSAWYLGSETPDIWDVYHFNQ